TGTGATAATTTCAATGAAGTACCGGCTGATATTAGTACGAACAGCACTCCTATCAGTGCAAGTGGCACCCTGGCATCTTCGTTTTTCCATAATCTCATTATTGTCCAAGCCTGAGGTATGGGCTGGGATGAATGTAGTTAAGATTTATGATTGATTTTTTATATAAAAATGAGAATATATATTTAGAGGCAGGATCAATCTAAGTCTTACCATGCTGCTTAACATGCTGTATTGTGCGTCCCTGCACTCTTTATTCATGCATGAAAGCCTGTAGATCATATACATTTCTAAATATACACTTTTTCACATCAAATATGAGCAGTGAAGTGTTTTTAAGATCATCATTTCCGGTAAAAAGATAGATTTATCAATTACCCTGATAACTATGTTGCAATTATGAGTGACCTGAAGATCCTTGTAGTAAACAACTACGGCCAGTTCTGCCACCTCATCCACAGGGCTGTGCGCGACCTGGATATAGAGAGCAACATTATTGCCAATACCCTTAGCAATGAAGAGATACTTGCAATGGAACCTGACGGCCTTATCATCAGCGGCGGGCCAAGCATAGACCGCGTAGGCCGGGCTGAAGAGATGGTGCAGGAACTTGACCTGCCCATACTTGGCATCTGCCTGGGTCACCAGTTGATAGCAAGGGCCTGCGGCGGCGAGATTGCCACAGGACACAAGGGCGGGTATGCTGCCGTCCAGGTGGAGATAATAGATGAGGATGAAATATTGAAGGAACTGGGACCCAGCACCATTGTATGGGCGTCCCATGCCGATGAGGTCACAGGCCTGCCGCCTGACTTCGTGCAACTGGCCCGCAGTGATGTGTGTGAGATCGAGGCCATGCGGCACAAGACCAGGCCGCTGTTCGGTGTGCAGTGGCACCCTGAAGTAAGCCATACCGAAAAAGGGGATGAGCTTCTCTTGAACTTCTTCAGGGTGTGTGATGGATATTGAACAGCCTGGTGATGGATACCGGGTATAAATTCAAGACTACAAAAGGAACACACCTATTCCTGCATGAAGTGTATGAACAGGACGTGGAAGGGGTAAACTTTTTTATCGACAACAACAGGGACCCCTGCGGTATCGTGATACTGCGATTTAAAGGGCTGGCCGACATCGCGGGGCTGGACACACTGGCGAAACATCTTGAAGGGGAGCGGATGTACTTACCCCGTGACTGGCGGGTACAGTTTGTGGATTATGAGATGGTGTTTATTGAGTGTATAGAGTAGAGGGAAATAATTATCGGAATATTTCCCTGTTAGTTGAATATATAGCCTGTTTGTGCAGAAGTTGAAGGATTCACTGTGCTTTAAATTGCTCATGTTTACCCGATGGTTTAGTCGACTCCAAAACTTTAATAAAATCTCCCTGAACACATATTCGCTTGACATCAGCGATTGGTATAGCAGGTCCCCTTCTTATTTCACGGTATTCTTTTCGGAGTCCTGGAAGATCCTTCACAAACGGGCTTAGAGAACATCCAAGATATTCTGTGTCAAATAAAAATTTTTTCAGATTGGTCTTATTATGTAGTGTATACACACAACATGATGTGTAACCTTTTCTGTTTTTATCGTTAAGCAATTCTGGGGCGCAGGCTAAGCTTTTCTAATTAAGAATGAAGTGGGTAATTTAGGAAGTTACAACCCATTCCTTTCGCTATGGCTATGTACCTTCCAAGAAAAGATGGTATTTATCACTATCAATAATTAACGGCGGCACAATTCATGTTATCATGGCATCTACCACCACATGCCATACGCCCGGAGAATATTTCTTGATCCTGTGCCAGTCCAGTATTTCAGCCCGGCGGCCCTGTTTACAGGCTTCGTCCCTGATCTGGCCAGTGGGTTTGGACGGTACCAGGTGTACAGGCACGGTATCATGGTAGTGCAGGATTCCCCCGGATCTCAGCGCTTTTATACCATATTCGAGATAATGACGGGTATTACCCACATACCCCATTATCACCCGGTCTGCTGATAAGACCGGTGTCATTTCAGCACAATCCCCAAGTACCGGGTCCACAATTCCCTCAACGCCATTGAGCCGAATATTCTCCACAAGGTAATGGTAGGATTCGGGATTTATTTCGATGGCAATTATTTTATCAGGATGTGAGTGAACCGCTATTGGTATGGTGAAATACCCGATACCTGCGAACATATCCACCACAACATCACCTTTCCCCAGCCGGCTCATCCTCATCTTCTCCTGCAAATTGCCCTTACTGAACATAACCTTAGTAACATCCAGCCTGAACCTGCATCCATTCTCGTTATGCACCGTAATGGCAGGGTCATCCACCCAATCCCTGACAACCACCAGTTCCCGTCCGGGACGCCGCAGTTTTCCACTTATGCCCTTGTCCAGATATACGCTCTTGCAGTTCGGGTATAGCTTAAACATTGCATCACCCACTTGTTTTCTCTCCGGATACAGGTCACTGTGCAGGTAAATGACAACAATATCACCGATCATCTGCCAACCCCCTGGCAGCAGTGCCAGTTTATCATTATCCAGATGCGCCCTCATCAGGTCCCTCAGAGTGGGTTCAGGTTCGTAGTATTTAGCATCATCAGGCCAAACGACCGGGTAAGACTTAAATTCAGGCGGGACCGCCCCGGTAATTGGGATTTCCAGGTGCTTCCCCCTTTTAGATAATTTACGCTTTGTATCCAGGCACCCCTGCTCAAGCAGTCTCAGCCTGACAGCTTCTGCTTGCTCTTTTGGTACCACCAGCGCCTTCATTTCATTCATTTTCCTGATATGGCGGCAATATGAATACTTCATCACTGATAATAACGATCCTGATATCCTCACCGCCCCTGCCGGACAGGTGTGCCGGTTTTTTCAATGTTACGGGCTTGAATGTCGTAGGATGCATTACCTGCACGATATCATCTTCTACCGAAATCAGCACCGTATCCACTGCATCTCCCATATCTGCGATCTTCACAGCATCCTTTAACCTGTTGGTATTCTCAGAGAACTCCAGCCCGGACCCGAGAAGCAATCCTGATGTCCTCTTGCCGGAATGCCTGATAAGTACGGTATCTCCGCCTGCATTGATAATATCACCGGGTACGAACCTAGGCAGCCTTAGACTGTATGTGATCCTGTAGATATCCTTGCCGTCCTTTTTACCAACCAGGGAGGGGGATTCCGAATAACTGCACCCGAAACGTTCGGCTGCCAGTTTGCATGCCTGCCGTGCAGAACTGTTGGAACCAATATATACATCCGTCCCTTCAGGCAGTTCATCGACTTTTGTGATAAAAGCCAGCCGGTATCCTTTCCTGTACTGCCGCTCGATCACTTCTTCAATTAACTCAACAAGCTGCAACTGTTCTTCTTCATCCGGAAAGCGCCCTTCTGCCCTCACCTGGACCATTGCCTCGTAATAGCCACCTGCTATCCGGCTGCAGGTGTCGCAGGTCTCTCTTGAGACCCGCACTTCTGTTTTGAGTGCTGCATTGGTCCTGATTTCCTTGACGCTGGCATCTATCCTGATGCCTGCATGGTATATGGACGGGTCGCTATTGGTGAGATCGATCGAGACATGTGCGTCCCCTGCATCGGAATTGAGCTTGAGTGCTTCTTTGATCCCTTCCTGTATGACATCTTCAAGTTCAGCAGTATTTCCTTCCCAGTGCCCGCCTTTTTTCACTGAAGCGCATAAAGGGCAGATAATAGTGCGGACTATATGGGGTATCCGGGCCAGGGTAAAGGTTTTGAGAAAGCAGTCCTTACATCTGCCATTTATTAGGTTGTCTGCGGGACGGCCGCATATGGGGCATGCCAGATTTTTCATATCTTCCTTTTTATAGGGGTTTGATAATATGGTTTTCTATACAGGATACAAGATATCCTTGTGAACATGGAGTACACCCCAAATACCGTACTTTAGGTTCGTTTTACTAAAGGGACACATGCCCCCTATATCACTGGCAAGAGTTGTAGACGAAAGGGGCACAATTCCAGAAGTAAAGAGAAATTGAAGAATACGGCAATCATTATTGATTCACAAAGTGGAGGATTTTGGGAGGTCAGTCCCCAAAAAATCCAGAACGTTTGATCTTGTGGAAAATAGTGACTATTGAAGGTAAGAAAAGTCATTTGAAGGTGGGTCAAAATTGGTGGGAAAAAAGGTCAATTTTCAACGGCAATCTTCACGCAGCTTAGAAGTCGTCCAGGTCAAAGACCACAAACCCCTGTTCATGCAGCTTCTCCTTGCCTTCTATGTGCTTTGCAATGATACTCTACATACCAGGTAGTATACATACCATACATATTAATCCTGCACAGGTCTGTATATTTCATTTATCCCTGCTACTGCAACTTATCCCTCTACTTCTCTCCTCTGTAATGAATGGGAAATCACAAAAAATGCAAAACTTACCCACCCGCTCACTCCCTCCAGAACCCTGGTATCAGCAGCACCAGCACCGTGAAAATCTCAAGCCTGCCGATCCACATATTGGCAATAAGCACAAGTTTCCCCAAAACAGGTATGGCACTGAAATTAGAACTTGGCCCCACAAGGTCAAATCCGGGCCCGATATTGCCCAGCGTCGCAATGGATGCCGAAACAGCGCTGACCTTCTCAATTCCCATCAAGCTAAGTATGAACGTGCTGGTCATGAACACCAGTATATACAGTATAAAGAACGAGAAGATACTGTTCATCACATCCTCAGGCACCACCCGCTCACCCAGCCGGATGGGCCGCACCAGCTTTGGCTGGAGCGACTTGAACAGTTCCCGGTACCCGTACTTCAACATCAACAGCAGCCGCACCACCTTGATACCACCTGCCGCGGAACCTGCACTGCCTCCAATGAACATGAGCATGAACAGTACCATGCGGGACGAGTCCGGCCATGTGTTATAATCAAATGTGGCATAACCCGTTCCGGTCAGTATGGACAATACATGGAATATGGCATACCTGAAGGATGTGCCAATCTCCTCAAACGTCCCTGTCATCCAGAGAGTCACAGTCAGCACCAGAGCGGCAGAGACCACAATGAAACTGTAGAACTTGAACTCGCTGTCTTTTAGCAGGCTTCTATGGTCCACATATATCACCCTGTAATGCAGTGCAAAATTGGCACCTGCCACGAACATGAAAAATACAATGATCCCCTCGATAAGAGGACTGTTGAAAGCTGCAATAGAATCTGCCCTGGGTGAGAACCCGCCGCACGCTATGGTAGTAAAGGTATGGGTCAGGCCGTCGTATACCCCCATTCCTGCACCCAGCAGTGCAATGAACTGTATCGCCGAAAGGACCACATACACCATCCACAGTATCTTGGCTGTCTCCTTGAGCCTGGGCTTAAGTTTATCTTCAGTGGGCCCTGGCGCCTCTGCCCTGAACAACTGCCGGCCCGCCACTCCCAGTTTGGGC
This window of the ANME-2 cluster archaeon genome carries:
- a CDS encoding class I SAM-dependent methyltransferase family protein, with product MKALVVPKEQAEAVRLRLLEQGCLDTKRKLSKRGKHLEIPITGAVPPEFKSYPVVWPDDAKYYEPEPTLRDLMRAHLDNDKLALLPGGWQMIGDIVVIYLHSDLYPERKQVGDAMFKLYPNCKSVYLDKGISGKLRRPGRELVVVRDWVDDPAITVHNENGCRFRLDVTKVMFSKGNLQEKMRMSRLGKGDVVVDMFAGIGYFTIPIAVHSHPDKIIAIEINPESYHYLVENIRLNGVEGIVDPVLGDCAEMTPVLSADRVIMGYVGNTRHYLEYGIKALRSGGILHYHDTVPVHLVPSKPTGQIRDEACKQGRRAEILDWHRIKKYSPGVWHVVVDAMIT
- a CDS encoding TrkH family potassium uptake protein — its product is MRFKVVLNILGIILKYIGVMMLIPALVGYYYSRQDPAQFPSVMVFTYSFLVTTSVGLVLQYTNRSSGEFRNRESFCIVAFAWLSAAMFGALPFLLSGMHPVDALFESMSGFTATGATIMTDIESHSKALLFWRCFIQWLGGMGIIMLFLAILPKLGVAGRQLFRAEAPGPTEDKLKPRLKETAKILWMVYVVLSAIQFIALLGAGMGVYDGLTHTFTTIACGGFSPRADSIAAFNSPLIEGIIVFFMFVAGANFALHYRVIYVDHRSLLKDSEFKFYSFIVVSAALVLTVTLWMTGTFEEIGTSFRYAIFHVLSILTGTGYATFDYNTWPDSSRMVLFMLMFIGGSAGSAAGGIKVVRLLLMLKYGYRELFKSLQPKLVRPIRLGERVVPEDVMNSIFSFFILYILVFMTSTFILSLMGIEKVSAVSASIATLGNIGPGFDLVGPSSNFSAIPVLGKLVLIANMWIGRLEIFTVLVLLIPGFWRE
- a CDS encoding NMD protein affecting ribosome stability and mRNA decay, encoding MKNLACPICGRPADNLINGRCKDCFLKTFTLARIPHIVRTIICPLCASVKKGGHWEGNTAELEDVIQEGIKEALKLNSDAGDAHVSIDLTNSDPSIYHAGIRIDASVKEIRTNAALKTEVRVSRETCDTCSRIAGGYYEAMVQVRAEGRFPDEEEQLQLVELIEEVIERQYRKGYRLAFITKVDELPEGTDVYIGSNSSARQACKLAAERFGCSYSESPSLVGKKDGKDIYRITYSLRLPRFVPGDIINAGGDTVLIRHSGKRTSGLLLGSGLEFSENTNRLKDAVKIADMGDAVDTVLISVEDDIVQVMHPTTFKPVTLKKPAHLSGRGGEDIRIVIISDEVFILPPYQENE
- a CDS encoding GMP synthase subunit A, producing MSDLKILVVNNYGQFCHLIHRAVRDLDIESNIIANTLSNEEILAMEPDGLIISGGPSIDRVGRAEEMVQELDLPILGICLGHQLIARACGGEIATGHKGGYAAVQVEIIDEDEILKELGPSTIVWASHADEVTGLPPDFVQLARSDVCEIEAMRHKTRPLFGVQWHPEVSHTEKGDELLLNFFRVCDGY